A region of the Cyanobium usitatum str. Tous genome:
ACCAGGATGTAGCCAGCCATCAGGCGCAGGTCCTCGTCGTCGAGGTCCCGCATTTTCACGAAGATGTCGCTGCTGCGCATGCTGGGGTGCACGTCAGCAATGCTGTATTCACCGTCGTAGGAGGTGGGGTTCTTCATGTAGTCCACCAGGGCCTCAACGCTGTCCCGCGACGGCGTCGCCAGGGCCAGAGTTTCAGGGTCGAGGCCCACGTTCTGATTGGTTTTGGTGATGCCACCGGCGTGGCACTCGCCGCAGCTGCTGTTGAACACCTTGCGACCGGCCTTGATCTCCTGCTCGCTGAAGGTCACCAGGGTGCCGTCTGGCGTGGCGGGCACTGTGAGCTGCTCTGTGGTCCAGGCAGCTGCCAGAGCCGGGCTGCCGAAGCCCATGAACAGCAGCAGGGCCAGCATGGTTCGAGCAAGAACGCGAACCGCCTTGCGGAGGGCAGCCGAGGGGAAGGAGGAGGCCATTGGAAAAAGCCGGCGGGTAGGCGGTAAAGACCGCATCGGAGACCTTGTATCACGGGGAAAGGGCCCTCCGCAGCCGATCAACGCGAACTGTTGCAGGGCTAGGCCGTGGCCGGTTCGGATGGGGTGATGTCGATGCTGAGGAAATCCTTGGCCACCAGGGTGTTGGCAAAGATGGATTGGGCTTCCGCTACCAGGTCGTCGGGGGTCATCGGATTGCCTGGCATGTAGCGAGGGCTCAGGTGGGTGAGCACCAGCTGCTTGACGCCCGCCTCCAGGGCGGTTTGGGCCGCCATCGTGCTGGTGGAGTGCTGGCGTTGGTAGGCAAGCTCAGCTTCGGCGTGGGAAAAGGTGGATTCGTGGATCAGTAGGTCAGCGCCGCGGGCCAGCTCCACCGCCGCTTCGCAGAACACGGTGTCGGTGCAGTACACGACGCTGGCCCCCGGGCGATCGGGGCCGCAAAGGCTGGCACCATTGATGATCCGGCCGTCTTCGAGGCTGACGTCGCGCCCAGCCTTGAGTTCGGCGTAGATCGGCCCTGGCGGGATGCCGAGGGCCTTGGCGCGCTTCACGTCGAAGCGGCCAGGCCGCGGCTTCTGATCGACCCGGTAGGCGTAGGCAGGCACCCGGTGGGTAAGCGGCGTGCAGCGCACCGTGAGGTCGTCGTCATCGAGCAGCAGGGCGCCGCTCTCGGCAGCGGATTGCACCCGGTGGGTGCGAAGGGGGTAGCTGATCCGGGTGGAGGAGGTGCGCAGTACCCCTTCGAGGTAGTCGCGCAGGGGATCGGGGCCGTAGAGGTCGATGCCCGTGCAGGTGCCCGCCAGGCCGAGGCTGGCCAGTAGGCCGGGCAGGCCAAATACATGGTCGCCGTGCATGTGGGTGACGAAAATTCGCCGCAGCTGGCTCACCCGCAGATCGCTGCGCAGAAACTGGTGCTGGGTGCCCTCGCCGCAGTCGAACAACCACAGCTCGCTGCGCTGGGGCAGTCGCAGCGCCACCGCCGACACATTGCGGCCCCTGGTGGGCACACCGGAGCTGGTGCCTAAAAAGGTGACCTGCACTGTGGTGCTGCCTCTGGCGCATGTTGCCACGCCGGGCACAATGGGGCCCCTAAGTCGGGAGAAGCAGCCCCCGTGCCTGTAGCGCGCTTTCCCCTGGTGTCTTTGCTGGCAAGCGCCCTAGTGCTGGCAGGGGCTGCTCCGGGACAGCTGCGGGCCCAGCAGGCCAATCCGCTGGTGCGGGTGCTGTTGCTCGAAACGGACAAGCTGACGCTGGCGGCGCCTCAGCAGCCCCTGGTGTTGCGGGCCGGTAGCCAGCGCTGGTCGCTGGCGCCGCTGGAGCCGGTGGTGTTGCAGCTGGCTGACGGCAGCTTGGTGCTGGAGCGCGCCGCCGGCGTGGAGCGACTGCCTGCGGTGAGAGAGCTCTGGCTGGAGCCGGCAGCCCAGTCCGCTGGCCCCCCTCTGGATTTGCAGCCCAGCCCCCAAGAGGGAGCCGATTTTCAGCTGCAGCAGCGGGGCTATCGCGGCCGACTGCAGGTGCTGGTGGGCAGCTCTGCCCTACAGGCCGTCAACCATGTGCCCCTCGAGGCCTATCTACCCAGCGTGGTGGCCAGCGAGATGCCGGCGAGCTGGCCCCAGGCGGCCCTGCGCGCTCAGGCCGTGGCCGCCCGCACCTATGCCCTGCGTCAGCGCAAGCCAGCTGCCGCCTTTGATTTGAGCGCCACGGTTTCGAGCCAGGTCTACAAGGGCGTTGAGGCGGAAACCCCTTCAACCCGTCAGGCGGTGATTAGCACCCGCGGCCAGGTGTTGATGTTTGGTCTTGGCCTGGCCAACACGGTGTTTCACAGCAGCGCCGGTGGTCGCACCGAAAACAGCGGCGATCTCTGGAGCCAGCAGCTTCCGTATCTGGTGAGCGTGCCCGATTTTGATCAGCACAGCCCGGTGCATGCCTGGCAGTTGCGCCTGGAGCCCGAGCAGCTGCAGAAGGCGTTTGGCGAGATCGGCGGTTTCCAGCGCATAGATGTGCTCGCCACCACCGGCTCTGGTCGGGTGCGCCAGGCGCGGGTGACTGGCCCCAGCGGCACCCTGGTGCTCACGGGCGCCCAGTTGCGCAGTCGCCTCGACCTCAAGAGCACCCTGGTGCGCTTTGAAGTGGTCGCCCCCGAGTTGGCATCCCTGCCCCCCTCCCTGCCGGCCCTCCCCCCGCTGCCGCCCCAACTACTGCCTTCCAAGTCGTCCGATCCGGAGGCCCAGGCGCCTGGGCAGGTGCCACTCCCGGTGCAGGTGCCACCGCCGTCGCTGCTGGCGATCGGCCGCGGCTATGGCCATGGGGTGGGCATGAGCCAGTGGGGAGCCCATGGTCTGGCCCAGCGGGGCCAGAGCTATGACCAGATCCTTCGCCATTACTACCGCGGCACCGAGTTGCGTCCTTACGGCACTCCCTGAGCGTGCAGGTGACCGTGCTGGCAGACGCCGAGGTGGTGGCGGAGGCGGTGGCGGAGCGGCTGTTGCAGGAGCGGCGCGGCTCCGATCAGCGTCCCCTCGGCCTGGCCACGGGGCGCACCATGGTGCCCGTGTACGCCGCCTTGCGACGCCGGTTCGATCGGCTCAGCCGGCCAGAGCAGCAGGCCATCCGGCAGGGCTGGCGCAGCTTCAACCTTGATGAGTACGTGGGCCTGGGGCCATCAGATCCGCGCTCCTTTGCCGCCTTCATGGCGGAGCAGCTGCAGGGCCCGCTCGGGTTGGCGCTGGCCCAGGTGCAGCTGCCGGATGGCCTGGCGGTCGATTCCCAGCAGGAAGCTGGCCGCTATCGGGCGGCCCTGAAGGCCGCAGGGGGGATCGGCCTGCAGCTGCTGGGCTTGGGCAGCAATGGCCACGTGGGCTTCAACGAACCCCCCTGTGGCCCCGAGGCCCCCTGCCGTTGCCTCGCGCTCAGCGCCGCCACCCGGGCCCAGAACGCCGCTGCCTTCGGCGGCGATGCCGCGGCGGTGCCGGCCCGGGCCATCACCCTGGGGCTCGCCGAGATCCTGGCGGCCGAGCGGATCCTTCTGGTGGTCACCGGCGCGGCCAAGGCCTCGATCCTGCGGCGGGCCCTGCTGGAGCCTGCCTGCCCGGAGGTGCCCGCGAGCTCGCTGCAACACCATCCGCGGCTGGAGGTGTTGGTGGATGGGGAGGCGGCAGCCGCCCTCCCCCCGGCCCGCTAGGGGCGTTCCTGCAGGGGGGGCAGCTGCCATTGCCTGGAGAGGACCGACGGGCCTGGCCCGTAGAGACGGCCCACGAAGAAGAAGGGCCCAGCAGGAGCGGGCAGCCAGTTGGAGACCTTGTCTGGGCCTGGGTTCTCATGCTGGAGGTAGATCTCCAGGGAGCCATCGGCCCCCAGCTTCAGGCCCTGGGTGCGATCCCCGATCGAATAGCGGTTGATCGGATTGGGCACCAGCAACCGCTCCGGCAGCTTGTACATCGTGATCGACCAGAACTCACTTACCGGTGGCAGCTGGCCGGCGGGGAAGCGCAGCACCCACTGGCGGCGGCCGTCGAGCACCTTGCCGTCGGGGCCCGTCTGCTGGCTGGCGTAGAAGGCCTCGGCACTGCTGTGGCCATAGATCCCCAGCATCGCCCCCATGGCCCGGTAGGTGAGGTAGTCGGGCCCCAGTTCTTCACGGCTGCCGAAGAAGCCTTTGGAACTGCTTTGGGCCAGGGCCTTGGTGCGCAGATTTGTAGCGGCGGCAGCCACCCCGGCCTCGATGGCGCTGCGGGTGGCGGGAGTCAGTTGCTTGGGGTCAAAGGGCCGCCCTGGACCGATGCCGATGCGGGCGAAGCGGGTCATCATCTCCCGCTCCGACGGCACGGTGGGCATGAACGGCAGCAGGGCGTTGAGGTAGCCGATGAAGCCGATCCCCTCGGCCTTTGCCGTATCCCAGGCGGGCCAGTTCACCGGCGGAGCGGGCTTGGGGGGCTTGGT
Encoded here:
- the psbV gene encoding photosystem II cytochrome c-550 — its product is MASSFPSAALRKAVRVLARTMLALLLFMGFGSPALAAAWTTEQLTVPATPDGTLVTFSEQEIKAGRKVFNSSCGECHAGGITKTNQNVGLDPETLALATPSRDSVEALVDYMKNPTSYDGEYSIADVHPSMRSSDIFVKMRDLDDEDLRLMAGYILVSPKVQGIQWGGGKIYF
- the rnz gene encoding ribonuclease Z, which translates into the protein MQVTFLGTSSGVPTRGRNVSAVALRLPQRSELWLFDCGEGTQHQFLRSDLRVSQLRRIFVTHMHGDHVFGLPGLLASLGLAGTCTGIDLYGPDPLRDYLEGVLRTSSTRISYPLRTHRVQSAAESGALLLDDDDLTVRCTPLTHRVPAYAYRVDQKPRPGRFDVKRAKALGIPPGPIYAELKAGRDVSLEDGRIINGASLCGPDRPGASVVYCTDTVFCEAAVELARGADLLIHESTFSHAEAELAYQRQHSTSTMAAQTALEAGVKQLVLTHLSPRYMPGNPMTPDDLVAEAQSIFANTLVAKDFLSIDITPSEPATA
- a CDS encoding SpoIID/LytB domain-containing protein; protein product: MPVARFPLVSLLASALVLAGAAPGQLRAQQANPLVRVLLLETDKLTLAAPQQPLVLRAGSQRWSLAPLEPVVLQLADGSLVLERAAGVERLPAVRELWLEPAAQSAGPPLDLQPSPQEGADFQLQQRGYRGRLQVLVGSSALQAVNHVPLEAYLPSVVASEMPASWPQAALRAQAVAARTYALRQRKPAAAFDLSATVSSQVYKGVEAETPSTRQAVISTRGQVLMFGLGLANTVFHSSAGGRTENSGDLWSQQLPYLVSVPDFDQHSPVHAWQLRLEPEQLQKAFGEIGGFQRIDVLATTGSGRVRQARVTGPSGTLVLTGAQLRSRLDLKSTLVRFEVVAPELASLPPSLPALPPLPPQLLPSKSSDPEAQAPGQVPLPVQVPPPSLLAIGRGYGHGVGMSQWGAHGLAQRGQSYDQILRHYYRGTELRPYGTP
- a CDS encoding 6-phosphogluconolactonase, whose translation is MTVLADAEVVAEAVAERLLQERRGSDQRPLGLATGRTMVPVYAALRRRFDRLSRPEQQAIRQGWRSFNLDEYVGLGPSDPRSFAAFMAEQLQGPLGLALAQVQLPDGLAVDSQQEAGRYRAALKAAGGIGLQLLGLGSNGHVGFNEPPCGPEAPCRCLALSAATRAQNAAAFGGDAAAVPARAITLGLAEILAAERILLVVTGAAKASILRRALLEPACPEVPASSLQHHPRLEVLVDGEAAAALPPAR
- a CDS encoding DUF1254 domain-containing protein, with translation MILALMAVASAAPGPALAASVAPAPTPAEAKAIAAEAWLYAYAPLQGYQTFWNQTQNKAFPGYVGGFNRFRHYSRSATPADTDIVTPNNDTPYSWAWLDLRAEPIVLKLPAVPAPRYYVNQWFDLYTHNFAYTGVRSTVRGAGTYLFAGPRWQGTVPKGITKVFRAETDFVGSLTRIQLNGPDDIRALQALQAKYELIPLSSFEGTKPPKPAPPVNWPAWDTAKAEGIGFIGYLNALLPFMPTVPSEREMMTRFARIGIGPGRPFDPKQLTPATRSAIEAGVAAAATNLRTKALAQSSSKGFFGSREELGPDYLTYRAMGAMLGIYGHSSAEAFYASQQTGPDGKVLDGRRQWVLRFPAGQLPPVSEFWSITMYKLPERLLVPNPINRYSIGDRTQGLKLGADGSLEIYLQHENPGPDKVSNWLPAPAGPFFFVGRLYGPGPSVLSRQWQLPPLQERP